In Janthinobacterium sp. J1-1, a single genomic region encodes these proteins:
- the rpsQ gene encoding 30S ribosomal protein S17 — MNEPVKQSLKRTLIGKVVSDKMDKTVTVLIERHVKHPLYGKIIMRSNKYHAHDETNQVKAGDTVEIQEGRPISKTKAWTVTRVVQAAPIV, encoded by the coding sequence ATGAACGAACCAGTGAAACAGTCGCTCAAGCGCACGCTGATCGGTAAAGTGGTATCCGACAAGATGGACAAGACCGTTACCGTTCTGATCGAGCGCCACGTAAAACATCCTTTGTATGGCAAGATCATCATGCGTTCGAACAAGTATCACGCGCATGACGAGACCAACCAGGTCAAAGCCGGTGACACGGTAGAGATCCAGGAAGGTCGTCCGATCTCCAAAACGAAGGCATGGACGGTGACACGTGTGGTTCAAGCCGCACCCATCGTTTAA
- the rplW gene encoding 50S ribosomal protein L23: MSAILKHSEERLMKVLLAPVISEKATMVAEKNEQIVFRVLPDATKPEIKAAVELLFKVEVLSVQTANREGKQKRTGKFNGRRNHTKRAFVCLKPGQEINFSEEAA, from the coding sequence ATGAGCGCGATTTTGAAACATAGCGAAGAACGCTTGATGAAGGTGCTGTTGGCGCCCGTGATTTCCGAGAAGGCCACCATGGTCGCGGAAAAGAACGAGCAAATTGTATTCCGCGTTCTGCCGGATGCAACCAAGCCTGAAATCAAGGCAGCAGTCGAACTGCTGTTCAAGGTCGAAGTTCTGTCCGTGCAAACTGCAAACCGCGAAGGCAAGCAGAAACGCACCGGCAAGTTCAACGGTCGTCGTAACCATACCAAGCGTGCTTTCGTGTGCCTGAAACCTGGCCAGGAAATCAACTTCTCCGAGGAGGCTGCATAA
- the rpmD gene encoding 50S ribosomal protein L30 has protein sequence MTNTVKVQLVKGLIGTRESHRATVRGLGLRRVNSVSELQDTPSVRGMINKVSYLVKVVG, from the coding sequence ATGACAAACACAGTCAAAGTGCAATTGGTCAAGGGCTTGATCGGTACGCGCGAATCGCATCGCGCTACCGTGCGCGGTCTGGGTCTGCGTCGTGTAAATTCGGTTTCCGAACTGCAAGACACCCCATCCGTACGCGGCATGATCAATAAAGTATCGTATCTCGTTAAAGTTGTCGGGTAA
- the rplE gene encoding 50S ribosomal protein L5, with protein MARLQEFYKEKVVADLTSKFGYKSVMEVPRLTKITLNMGVGEAIADKKVLEHAVADLTKIAGQKPVTTKSRKAIAGFKIREGYPIGTMVTLRGARMYEFLDRFITVALPRVRDFRGVNGRAFDGRGNYNIGVKEQIIFPEIEYDKIDALRGMNISITTTAKTDDEAKALLAAFKFPFRN; from the coding sequence ATGGCACGTCTCCAAGAATTCTATAAAGAAAAAGTCGTTGCCGACCTGACCAGCAAGTTTGGTTACAAGTCGGTGATGGAAGTTCCACGCCTGACCAAGATCACCCTGAACATGGGTGTTGGTGAGGCTATCGCGGATAAAAAAGTTCTCGAGCACGCAGTTGCTGACTTGACCAAGATCGCCGGCCAGAAGCCAGTGACCACCAAGTCCCGCAAAGCGATCGCAGGCTTCAAAATCCGTGAAGGTTACCCGATCGGTACGATGGTCACCCTGCGCGGCGCTCGCATGTACGAGTTCCTGGATCGCTTCATTACCGTGGCCCTGCCGCGCGTACGCGATTTCCGTGGTGTGAACGGTCGTGCATTCGACGGTCGTGGCAACTACAACATCGGTGTCAAGGAACAGATCATTTTCCCTGAAATCGAATACGACAAGATTGACGCGTTGCGCGGTATGAATATCAGCATCACGACAACTGCTAAGACCGATGACGAAGCCAAAGCTTTGCTCGCCGCCTTTAAATTCCCTTTCAGGAACTGA
- the rpsH gene encoding 30S ribosomal protein S8: MSMSDPIADMLTRIRNAQGVQKTTVAMPSSKVKIAIANVLKDEGYIEDFAVAEAGGKAELKIGLKYYVGRPVIERLERVSRPGLRVYKGKDEIPVVMNGLGVAIVSTPQGVMTDRKARATGVGGEVICYVA, translated from the coding sequence ATGAGTATGAGCGATCCTATCGCCGATATGCTGACCCGCATTCGTAACGCCCAGGGCGTGCAAAAAACGACAGTGGCCATGCCATCGTCGAAAGTCAAAATTGCGATTGCCAACGTCCTGAAGGACGAGGGTTACATTGAAGATTTCGCTGTTGCCGAAGCTGGTGGCAAGGCGGAACTGAAGATCGGTTTGAAGTATTATGTTGGCCGTCCCGTCATTGAGCGCCTTGAGCGCGTGTCCCGTCCGGGCCTGCGCGTCTACAAGGGCAAAGACGAGATCCCTGTTGTGATGAATGGCTTGGGTGTGGCGATCGTGTCGACTCCGCAAGGCGTCATGACTGACCGCAAAGCACGCGCTACCGGTGTCGGCGGCGAAGTTATTTGCTACGTGGCTTAA
- the rplD gene encoding 50S ribosomal protein L4: MELKLLNAQGQAGSNVVAADEIFGRDYNEALIHQVVIAYQANARSGNRKQKDREEVHHTTKKPWRQKGTGRARAGMSSSPLWRGGGRIFPNSPDENFTHKVNKKMYRAGVCSILSQLAREERLIVIDDLTIDAPKTKLLSQKLNGLGFDSVLIITDVLNENLELASRNLPNVLVVEPRHADPMSLVFYKKILVTKAALAKIEEMLA; encoded by the coding sequence ATGGAACTCAAGCTTCTGAATGCGCAAGGTCAAGCCGGCTCCAATGTCGTCGCTGCTGATGAAATTTTCGGCCGTGATTACAACGAAGCGCTGATCCACCAAGTCGTGATCGCTTATCAAGCGAATGCACGTAGCGGTAACCGCAAGCAAAAAGACCGTGAAGAAGTTCACCACACGACCAAAAAGCCATGGCGCCAAAAAGGTACCGGCCGCGCTCGTGCTGGTATGTCGTCGTCGCCACTGTGGCGCGGCGGTGGTCGGATTTTCCCGAACTCGCCTGACGAAAACTTCACCCACAAAGTGAACAAAAAAATGTATCGCGCAGGTGTCTGCTCGATCCTGTCGCAGCTGGCTCGCGAAGAGCGCCTGATCGTCATCGACGATCTGACGATCGACGCGCCAAAAACCAAGCTGCTGTCGCAAAAATTGAACGGCCTGGGCTTTGATTCGGTTCTGATCATCACCGACGTTCTGAACGAAAACCTGGAACTGGCATCGCGCAACCTGCCTAACGTACTCGTCGTTGAGCCACGTCACGCTGACCCGATGTCCCTGGTGTTCTACAAGAAGATCCTGGTCACCAAAGCTGCACTGGCCAAGATTGAGGAGATGCTGGCATGA
- the rplX gene encoding 50S ribosomal protein L24 — translation MDKIRKNDEVIVLTGKDKGKRGVVQQRIDAEHIVVDGINVAKKATKPNPMTGVTGGIVDKTMPIHVSNVALFNAATGKADRVGFKEVDGKKVRIFKSSGEVVKA, via the coding sequence ATGGATAAGATTCGTAAAAACGACGAAGTCATCGTTCTGACCGGGAAAGACAAGGGCAAACGTGGTGTGGTGCAGCAACGTATCGATGCTGAACATATCGTGGTTGATGGCATCAACGTCGCTAAAAAAGCGACCAAGCCAAACCCGATGACTGGCGTAACTGGTGGTATCGTCGATAAGACCATGCCAATTCACGTGTCCAACGTTGCATTGTTCAATGCAGCGACTGGCAAGGCAGATCGCGTGGGTTTCAAAGAAGTGGACGGCAAGAAAGTTCGCATCTTTAAATCCTCCGGCGAAGTAGTGAAGGCTTAA
- the creD gene encoding cell envelope integrity protein CreD, with the protein MQKTLLIKALIVFGLMLLIGLPLLMIQETIKERMQFRQEAVDSIAADSVREQTIIGPILVIPYVEQYDERVEIAADKDQKSSVPARTEVQRRVMQRRLLVYPNNLLQNGTIETDRRYRGIHQVLVYSGQHAFRGDFTVPGLDQLPRKTADARIAVGQPFIALSIEDVRGIRNIPKIDWGGRLIEFEQGTKLFAFRSGLHAPLGAMPLAAAQQVKFSFDLGLSGIERQHFVPVAKNNQVSMKSNWPHPQFGGRFLPSPKYRQINADGFQVEWDISSLASNAQTQLSSIEGEFKAPDSAPLGQVDRFSVGFIEPINVYTQSDRATKYGLLFVALTFAAFFIFEILKSLPIHPVQYLLVGLALVIFFLLLVGLAEHIAFWMAYAIASAACIALTSFYLTYVLRSVGRALGFGVALTALYGALYGLLNSENNALIMGSILLFAVLAAVMVVTRKVDWYQVGKGAALPAGKAHE; encoded by the coding sequence ATGCAAAAAACTTTACTCATCAAAGCGCTGATCGTGTTCGGCCTGATGCTGCTGATCGGCCTGCCCCTCCTGATGATCCAGGAGACCATCAAGGAGCGCATGCAGTTCCGCCAGGAAGCGGTCGACAGCATCGCCGCCGATTCCGTGCGCGAGCAAACCATCATCGGCCCCATCCTCGTGATTCCGTATGTGGAGCAGTATGACGAGCGGGTCGAGATCGCCGCCGACAAGGACCAGAAAAGCAGCGTGCCGGCGCGCACCGAAGTGCAGCGCCGCGTGATGCAGCGCCGCCTGCTGGTGTACCCGAACAACCTGCTGCAGAACGGCACCATCGAGACGGACCGCCGCTACCGCGGCATCCACCAGGTGCTGGTCTACAGCGGCCAGCATGCCTTCAGGGGCGACTTCACGGTGCCGGGCCTGGATCAGTTGCCGCGCAAGACGGCCGACGCGCGCATCGCCGTCGGCCAGCCCTTTATCGCGCTGTCGATCGAGGACGTGCGCGGCATCCGCAATATCCCGAAGATCGACTGGGGCGGGCGCCTGATCGAGTTCGAGCAGGGCACCAAGCTGTTTGCCTTCCGCAGCGGCCTGCACGCGCCGCTGGGCGCCATGCCGCTGGCAGCGGCGCAGCAGGTCAAGTTCAGCTTCGACCTGGGCCTGAGCGGCATCGAACGCCAGCATTTCGTGCCGGTGGCGAAGAACAACCAGGTCAGCATGAAGTCGAACTGGCCCCATCCGCAGTTTGGCGGGCGCTTCCTGCCATCGCCGAAATATCGTCAGATCAATGCCGACGGCTTCCAGGTCGAATGGGACATCTCGTCGCTGGCCTCGAATGCGCAAACCCAGCTGTCAAGCATCGAAGGCGAATTCAAGGCGCCCGACAGCGCGCCGCTGGGCCAGGTCGACCGTTTCAGTGTGGGCTTCATCGAGCCGATCAATGTATATACACAGTCGGACCGCGCCACCAAATACGGCCTGCTGTTCGTGGCGCTGACGTTTGCCGCCTTCTTCATCTTCGAGATATTGAAGAGCCTGCCGATCCACCCGGTGCAGTATCTGCTGGTCGGCCTGGCCCTGGTGATCTTCTTCCTGCTGCTGGTGGGCCTGGCCGAGCATATCGCTTTCTGGATGGCGTATGCAATCGCGAGTGCCGCCTGTATCGCACTGACCAGCTTTTACCTCACCTACGTGCTGCGCAGCGTGGGCCGCGCGCTCGGCTTTGGCGTGGCGCTGACGGCCCTTTATGGCGCCCTGTATGGCCTGCTGAACTCGGAAAACAACGCCCTGATCATGGGCAGCATCCTGCTGTTCGCCGTGCTGGCGGCCGTGATGGTGGTGACGCGCAAGGTCGACTGGTACCAAGTGGGGAAGGGTGCTGCTTTGCCCGCCGGAAAGGCGCATGAATAG
- the rplV gene encoding 50S ribosomal protein L22: MMETKAILKGVRLSDQKGRLVADLIRGKKVDAALNILQFSPKKGAAIIKRVLESAIANAEHNDGADIDELFVKTIYVEKGPVLKRFTARAKGRGDRISKQSCHVYVTVGN, from the coding sequence ATAATGGAAACCAAAGCTATCCTCAAAGGTGTGCGCCTGTCCGACCAAAAAGGTCGCCTGGTTGCTGACCTGATCCGTGGCAAGAAAGTTGACGCAGCACTCAACATCTTGCAATTCAGCCCGAAAAAAGGTGCTGCGATCATCAAGCGTGTTCTGGAATCGGCAATCGCCAATGCGGAACACAATGACGGCGCGGACATCGACGAACTGTTCGTGAAAACGATCTACGTCGAAAAGGGCCCGGTCCTGAAGCGCTTCACCGCGCGTGCAAAAGGCCGTGGCGACCGTATTTCGAAACAATCCTGTCACGTTTACGTGACTGTCGGTAACTAA
- the rpsC gene encoding 30S ribosomal protein S3, giving the protein MGQKIHPTGFRLAVTRNWASRWYAGNGNFAAMLNEDLKARAYLKKKLKNASVGRIVIERPAKNARFTIYSSRPGVVIGKKGEDIEVLKSALTKIMGVPVHVNIEEIRKPEIDSQLIADSISQQLEKRIMFRRAMKRAMQNAMRLGALGIKIMSSGRLNGIEIARKEWYREGRVPLHTLRADIDYGTSEASTTYGIIGVKVWVYKGDRAPNGDAPVIDTPADEKKSRGPRRDDGKPAGRPRPAGAGAKPSTAPGARVRTAAKPAAAAAPAEKAGE; this is encoded by the coding sequence ATGGGTCAGAAAATTCATCCAACCGGTTTCCGTCTGGCGGTCACCCGTAACTGGGCTTCGCGCTGGTATGCAGGCAACGGCAATTTCGCTGCCATGCTGAACGAAGACTTGAAAGCACGTGCTTACCTGAAAAAGAAACTGAAGAACGCTTCGGTTGGCCGCATCGTTATCGAGCGTCCTGCCAAGAACGCGCGCTTCACGATCTACAGCTCGCGTCCAGGCGTGGTCATTGGTAAAAAAGGCGAAGACATCGAAGTACTGAAGTCGGCGCTGACCAAGATCATGGGCGTACCTGTTCACGTGAACATCGAAGAAATTCGCAAGCCTGAAATCGACTCGCAACTGATCGCCGATTCGATCTCGCAGCAGCTGGAAAAACGGATCATGTTCCGCCGCGCCATGAAGCGTGCAATGCAAAATGCAATGCGCCTGGGTGCACTCGGTATCAAGATCATGTCGTCCGGCCGTCTGAACGGTATCGAAATCGCCCGTAAAGAATGGTACCGCGAAGGCCGCGTGCCTCTGCATACCCTGCGCGCCGATATCGACTACGGTACCAGCGAAGCATCGACCACCTACGGCATCATCGGTGTCAAGGTGTGGGTATACAAAGGTGACCGCGCGCCTAACGGCGATGCACCAGTCATCGATACCCCAGCTGACGAGAAGAAGAGCCGCGGTCCACGCCGTGACGATGGCAAGCCAGCTGGCCGCCCACGTCCAGCCGGTGCCGGTGCGAAACCATCCACAGCACCAGGTGCACGTGTGCGTACCGCCGCTAAACCGGCCGCCGCAGCAGCACCCGCTGAGAAAGCAGGAGAATAA
- the rplR gene encoding 50S ribosomal protein L18, with product MDKKESRLRRGRQTRIKIAELKVNRLSVHRTNLHIYANLISPDAKVLVSASTAEAEVRAELAGQSGKGGNAAAAALIGKRVAEKALKAGITEVAFDRSGFRYHGRVKALAEAAREAGLKF from the coding sequence ATGGATAAGAAAGAATCACGGCTTCGCCGCGGACGCCAAACCCGCATCAAGATTGCGGAATTGAAAGTAAATCGCTTGTCGGTGCACCGCACCAACCTGCACATTTACGCCAACCTGATCAGCCCGGACGCTAAAGTCCTGGTTTCGGCCTCGACGGCTGAAGCGGAAGTTCGCGCTGAACTGGCAGGCCAATCCGGCAAAGGCGGCAATGCCGCTGCTGCAGCCTTGATCGGCAAGCGCGTCGCTGAAAAAGCGTTGAAAGCAGGGATTACCGAAGTTGCGTTTGACCGCTCCGGTTTCCGTTACCACGGCCGTGTGAAAGCGTTGGCAGAAGCCGCACGCGAAGCCGGTCTGAAGTTCTAA
- the rplB gene encoding 50S ribosomal protein L2, giving the protein MALVKMKPTSPGRRGMVKVVNPDLYKGRPFAALVEKKSKTAGRNNNGHITTRHIGGGHKQHYRLIDFKRTKDGIPAKVERIEYDPNRTANIALLCYADGERHYIIATKGMSVGDSVMNGSEAPIKSGNCLPIRNIPVGTVMHCVEMLPGKGAQMARTAGAGVVLMAREGTYAQVRLRSGEVRRVHIECRATVGEVGNAEHSLRKIGKAGAMRWRGVRPTVRGVVMNPVDHPHGGGEGKTAAGRHPVSPWGQQTKGKKTRSNKRTTSMIVSRRGKK; this is encoded by the coding sequence ATGGCACTCGTTAAGATGAAACCAACCTCGCCAGGCCGTCGCGGCATGGTAAAGGTGGTGAACCCGGACCTGTACAAAGGTCGTCCGTTCGCTGCCCTGGTTGAAAAGAAATCCAAGACCGCTGGTCGTAACAACAACGGTCACATCACCACCCGTCATATCGGTGGTGGTCATAAGCAACACTATCGCCTGATCGACTTCAAGCGCACCAAAGATGGTATTCCAGCGAAAGTGGAACGTATCGAATACGATCCAAACCGCACCGCGAATATCGCTCTGCTGTGCTACGCCGACGGCGAGCGTCATTACATCATCGCAACCAAAGGCATGTCCGTTGGCGACAGCGTGATGAACGGTTCGGAAGCACCGATCAAATCGGGTAACTGCTTGCCAATCCGTAACATCCCAGTCGGTACCGTGATGCATTGCGTCGAAATGCTGCCAGGTAAAGGTGCCCAAATGGCCCGTACCGCCGGCGCCGGCGTCGTGCTGATGGCCCGTGAAGGTACCTACGCTCAAGTGCGCCTGCGCTCGGGTGAAGTACGTCGCGTGCACATCGAGTGCCGTGCAACCGTGGGTGAAGTCGGCAATGCCGAACACAGCCTGCGTAAAATCGGTAAAGCTGGCGCGATGCGCTGGCGCGGTGTTCGTCCTACCGTTCGCGGTGTGGTCATGAACCCGGTCGATCACCCGCACGGTGGTGGTGAAGGTAAAACAGCAGCTGGTCGTCATCCAGTTTCGCCTTGGGGCCAACAGACTAAAGGTAAGAAGACACGCAGCAACAAGCGTACTACTTCCATGATCGTCTCGCGCCGCGGCAAGAAATAA
- the rpsN gene encoding 30S ribosomal protein S14, producing the protein MAKLSLINREIKRADLVAKFAPKREALKAIVDDQSKSEEERYEARLKLQALPRNSNPTRQRNRCAITGRPRGTFRKFGLGRIKLREFAMRGEIPGMTKASW; encoded by the coding sequence ATGGCCAAACTGTCACTGATTAATCGTGAGATCAAGCGTGCTGACCTGGTGGCGAAATTCGCCCCTAAGCGCGAAGCTCTCAAGGCCATCGTCGATGACCAATCGAAATCGGAAGAAGAGCGCTACGAAGCTCGCCTGAAATTGCAGGCGCTGCCACGTAACTCGAACCCGACGCGTCAACGTAACCGTTGCGCCATCACTGGTCGTCCGCGCGGCACATTCCGTAAATTCGGTCTGGGTCGTATCAAGCTCCGTGAATTCGCCATGCGTGGTGAAATTCCGGGTATGACTAAAGCAAGCTGGTAA
- the rplC gene encoding 50S ribosomal protein L3, with amino-acid sequence MSLGLLGRKVGMMRIFTDEGDSIPVTVLDVSNNRVAQIKTPETDGYSAVQVAFGQRRASRVTKAVAGHHAKAGVEAGTLLKEFRVDAAKAAELKAGDVVAASLFEVGQKIDVQGVTIGKGYAGVIKRYHFASGRATHGNSRSHNVPGSIGMAQDPGRVFPGKRMTGHLGDVNRTIQNLVIARIDADRQLLLVKGAIPGAKNGQVVVSPAIKTKAKKGA; translated from the coding sequence ATGAGCCTAGGCCTTCTCGGTCGCAAGGTTGGTATGATGCGCATTTTCACGGACGAAGGGGATTCGATTCCTGTCACCGTGCTGGACGTATCGAACAACCGTGTTGCGCAAATCAAAACCCCTGAAACAGATGGTTACTCCGCTGTTCAGGTCGCATTCGGTCAACGTCGCGCTTCCCGCGTGACCAAAGCTGTTGCTGGTCATCATGCTAAAGCTGGCGTTGAAGCCGGTACTCTGTTGAAAGAGTTCCGTGTTGATGCTGCTAAAGCCGCCGAATTGAAAGCTGGCGATGTCGTCGCTGCTTCCCTGTTCGAAGTCGGTCAAAAGATCGACGTGCAAGGCGTTACCATCGGTAAAGGCTATGCAGGCGTTATCAAACGTTACCACTTCGCTTCTGGCCGTGCAACGCACGGTAACTCGCGTTCGCACAACGTTCCAGGTTCCATCGGTATGGCGCAAGATCCAGGTCGTGTTTTCCCTGGTAAGCGCATGACCGGTCATCTGGGTGACGTTAACCGTACGATCCAGAACCTCGTGATCGCCCGTATCGATGCCGACCGTCAGCTGCTGCTGGTCAAAGGCGCGATTCCAGGCGCGAAAAATGGCCAGGTAGTTGTCTCGCCAGCCATCAAAACCAAAGCCAAGAAGGGAGCTTAA
- the rpmC gene encoding 50S ribosomal protein L29 yields MKATELRGKDQPALQKELNDLLKAQFGLRMQIATQQLSNTSQLKKVRRDIARVKTVMNLKEAK; encoded by the coding sequence ATGAAAGCAACTGAACTCCGCGGCAAAGACCAGCCAGCTCTGCAAAAAGAGCTGAATGACTTGTTGAAGGCACAGTTCGGCCTGCGTATGCAAATCGCTACGCAACAGCTGAGCAACACTTCGCAGCTCAAGAAGGTACGCCGCGATATCGCGCGTGTGAAGACGGTAATGAATCTGAAGGAAGCCAAATGA
- the rplN gene encoding 50S ribosomal protein L14 produces MIQTESRLEVADNTGAKEVMCIKVLGGSKRRYAGIGDVIKVTVKVAAPRGRVKKGEIYNAVVVRTAKGVRRQDGSLVKFDGNAAVLLNAKLEPIGTRIFGPVTRELRTEKFMKIVSLAPEVL; encoded by the coding sequence ATGATTCAAACTGAAAGCCGGCTCGAAGTGGCTGACAATACCGGTGCCAAGGAAGTAATGTGCATCAAGGTATTGGGTGGCTCCAAGCGCCGTTATGCTGGCATTGGCGATGTGATCAAAGTAACCGTCAAGGTTGCTGCGCCACGTGGCCGTGTCAAAAAAGGTGAAATTTATAACGCCGTGGTTGTGCGCACCGCTAAAGGTGTTCGCCGCCAAGACGGTTCCCTGGTGAAGTTCGACGGCAACGCCGCCGTTCTGTTGAACGCCAAGCTGGAACCGATCGGTACCCGTATTTTTGGACCTGTCACACGCGAACTGCGTACTGAGAAGTTCATGAAAATCGTGTCCCTGGCACCGGAAGTCCTGTAA
- the rpsS gene encoding 30S ribosomal protein S19, with the protein MTRSLKKGPFCDAHLVKKVEAAQAAKDKKPIKTWSRRSTIMPDFIGLTIAVHNGKLHVPVYVSENMVGHKLGEFALTRTFKGHAADKKAKK; encoded by the coding sequence ATGACACGTTCATTGAAAAAAGGGCCGTTCTGTGACGCCCACCTGGTGAAAAAAGTTGAAGCCGCGCAAGCTGCCAAAGACAAAAAGCCAATCAAAACCTGGTCGCGTCGTTCGACAATCATGCCTGACTTTATCGGCCTGACGATCGCGGTTCATAACGGCAAGCTGCACGTGCCGGTTTATGTTTCCGAAAACATGGTTGGTCACAAGCTCGGCGAATTCGCACTGACCCGTACGTTCAAGGGTCATGCAGCTGACAAAAAGGCTAAGAAATAA
- the rplP gene encoding 50S ribosomal protein L16 — translation MLQPARRKYRKEQKGRNTGISHSRGTAVSFGEFGLKAVARGRITARQIEAARRAMTRHIKRGGRIWIRIFPDKPISNKPAEVRMGNGKGNPEYYVAEIQPGKVLYEMDGVDEALAREAFRLAAAKLPLATTFVIRQVGQ, via the coding sequence ATGCTGCAACCAGCACGCAGAAAGTATCGTAAAGAGCAGAAAGGCCGTAACACCGGTATTTCGCACAGCCGCGGCACCGCCGTGTCGTTTGGCGAATTCGGTCTGAAAGCCGTTGCGCGCGGTCGTATCACTGCGCGTCAAATTGAAGCGGCGCGTCGTGCAATGACGCGTCACATCAAGCGCGGTGGCCGTATCTGGATCCGTATTTTCCCGGACAAACCGATTTCGAACAAACCGGCTGAAGTCCGTATGGGTAACGGTAAAGGTAATCCTGAGTACTACGTCGCTGAAATTCAGCCAGGCAAAGTACTGTACGAAATGGATGGCGTTGATGAAGCGCTGGCACGGGAAGCTTTCCGTCTTGCCGCCGCTAAACTGCCACTGGCGACGACGTTTGTCATCCGCCAAGTTGGCCAATAA
- the rplF gene encoding 50S ribosomal protein L6, producing MSRVAKMPIVVPAGAEVAISAQAITVKGPLGVLSQALTGQVKVENNAGTLSFDVANDSREANAMSGTLRALVNNMVVGVTKGFEKKLNLVGVGYKAQAQGDKLNLSLGFSHPVVHDMPAGVTCATPTPTEILIKGIDRQQVGQVAAEVRAYRSPEPYKGKGVRYADEVVKLKETKKK from the coding sequence ATGTCTCGAGTAGCTAAAATGCCTATCGTTGTGCCAGCTGGCGCTGAAGTCGCCATCTCCGCACAAGCGATCACCGTAAAAGGCCCGCTGGGCGTGCTTTCCCAGGCCCTCACCGGCCAGGTCAAAGTGGAAAACAATGCAGGAACCCTGAGTTTCGACGTGGCGAACGACAGCCGCGAAGCCAATGCCATGTCCGGCACGCTGCGCGCACTGGTCAACAACATGGTTGTTGGCGTCACCAAGGGTTTCGAGAAAAAGCTGAACCTGGTTGGCGTGGGTTACAAGGCGCAAGCGCAAGGCGACAAGTTGAATCTGTCCCTGGGCTTCTCGCACCCTGTAGTGCATGACATGCCAGCCGGCGTTACCTGCGCAACACCAACCCCGACCGAGATCCTGATCAAGGGTATCGACCGTCAACAGGTTGGCCAGGTAGCCGCTGAAGTTCGTGCTTACCGCTCCCCTGAGCCTTATAAAGGCAAGGGCGTTCGCTATGCGGACGAAGTGGTCAAGCTTAAAGAAACCAAGAAGAAGTAA
- the rpsE gene encoding 30S ribosomal protein S5, with amino-acid sequence MAKMQAKMQSDKPDDGMREKMIAINRVTKVVKGGRIMGFAALTVVGDGDGRVGMGKGKSKEVPVGVQKAMEEARRNLIKVPLKNGTLHHTVVGRHGASKVLMNPAKPGTGVIAGGAMRAIFEVMGVTDVVAKSTGSNNPYNLVRATLDGLSKMSTASDIAAKRGKSVEDILA; translated from the coding sequence ATGGCAAAAATGCAAGCAAAAATGCAAAGCGACAAGCCGGATGATGGCATGCGCGAAAAAATGATCGCGATCAACCGCGTGACCAAAGTGGTCAAGGGTGGTCGTATCATGGGTTTCGCCGCGCTGACCGTAGTTGGTGATGGCGATGGCCGCGTCGGCATGGGCAAGGGCAAATCGAAAGAAGTGCCGGTTGGCGTGCAAAAAGCAATGGAAGAAGCTCGCCGCAACCTGATCAAAGTGCCGCTCAAAAACGGTACCTTGCATCATACGGTAGTGGGTCGTCACGGCGCGTCGAAGGTTCTGATGAACCCAGCCAAGCCTGGTACCGGCGTTATCGCTGGTGGCGCAATGCGCGCGATCTTCGAAGTAATGGGCGTGACGGACGTGGTGGCGAAATCCACCGGTTCGAACAACCCTTACAACCTGGTGCGCGCTACGCTGGACGGCCTGTCGAAAATGAGTACTGCTTCCGATATCGCTGCCAAACGCGGCAAGTCGGTTGAAGACATTCTGGCTTAA